In Chitinophaga sp. HK235, a single window of DNA contains:
- a CDS encoding chloride channel protein, whose protein sequence is MKNIQTLLYRNGLGIHSVLSEDKENFKIILREGHLRRTFYLSALGAGAGLLTVGAGMLLSWLVRMLTGLAFFGKLSTDAGMLADSEAGIWLLFIPVAGAFVSLFLIGARYPTWKLPALAICIGTGAPIGTEGPVMVAAGAFALQDRQRLRISEAEAHLLLVAGAAAGVAWYFGAPVSALLLALELWLGTWSLTLLLPVLSGVIVGGVAHYCLSDMNPFFTMGSGPALNAGALLVYTVLGLIVGLTAALLVRASRGLTRLFNRLKYHSPWWLLLAAVPVGIAGYLAPESLGNGEVYGNNLLQAHVTLQLVFVVGVVKLITWLFFTSGYNTGTTITTLLMIGGALGLLLAVVVQLVCPSIVINPAMAALIGMSAMFAGVTRAWLTAIILALELTHCQPAVLPVACAAIAAFVISFPLIKTKRDTAENKVQG, encoded by the coding sequence ATGAAGAACATACAGACACTTTTATATAGAAACGGTCTTGGTATCCACTCTGTACTATCCGAAGACAAAGAAAATTTTAAAATCATTCTCCGCGAGGGGCATTTGCGACGTACGTTTTACCTGTCGGCGCTGGGTGCCGGGGCCGGTTTGCTCACGGTAGGCGCCGGAATGCTGCTCTCATGGCTGGTCCGGATGCTGACCGGCCTGGCTTTTTTCGGAAAGCTGAGTACGGATGCGGGTATGCTGGCCGATAGCGAAGCCGGCATTTGGCTGTTATTTATCCCGGTAGCCGGGGCATTTGTATCTCTGTTTCTTATCGGGGCCCGTTACCCTACCTGGAAACTGCCGGCCCTGGCCATCTGTATTGGCACAGGTGCACCTATTGGTACAGAAGGGCCCGTGATGGTGGCCGCCGGGGCTTTTGCACTGCAGGACCGCCAACGGCTGCGTATTTCGGAAGCGGAAGCTCATCTGTTACTGGTGGCCGGTGCCGCTGCCGGCGTGGCCTGGTACTTCGGGGCACCGGTATCTGCACTGTTGCTGGCACTGGAATTATGGCTGGGCACCTGGTCCTTGACCTTGTTGTTGCCGGTGCTGTCTGGTGTGATAGTCGGTGGTGTAGCTCATTATTGTCTGTCTGACATGAATCCTTTTTTTACGATGGGCAGCGGTCCTGCATTGAATGCCGGTGCTCTGCTGGTTTATACTGTTCTGGGGCTCATTGTCGGGTTGACAGCGGCCCTGCTGGTAAGAGCCTCCCGTGGTCTTACCCGGTTATTTAACCGGCTGAAATACCATAGTCCCTGGTGGCTGCTGCTGGCGGCCGTGCCAGTGGGCATTGCCGGCTACCTGGCCCCCGAAAGTCTGGGTAACGGTGAAGTATATGGTAACAACCTGCTGCAGGCGCATGTAACGTTGCAATTGGTGTTTGTAGTAGGGGTGGTGAAGCTGATCACCTGGCTGTTTTTTACTTCGGGTTACAATACAGGTACTACTATAACAACGCTACTGATGATCGGCGGGGCACTGGGCCTGTTGCTGGCAGTAGTGGTGCAGCTCGTATGCCCTTCTATTGTGATTAATCCCGCGATGGCTGCGCTGATAGGAATGAGTGCTATGTTTGCCGGAGTTACCCGGGCCTGGTTGACAGCTATTATACTGGCACTGGAATTAACACATTGCCAGCCGGCTGTATTGCCAGTGGCCTGCGCGGCTATTGCTGCATTTGTTATCTCTTTCCCGCTTATCAAAACAAAACGGGATACCGCAGAAAACAAGGTGCAGGGCTGA
- the meaB gene encoding methylmalonyl Co-A mutase-associated GTPase MeaB codes for MYQQYLEGLLRGEIKALARCISLVENEAAGYTSLLEQLPANSPTRVVGITGPPGAGKSTLVNALITHLLAEDKKVAIIAVDPSSPFNFGALLGDRIRMGQHFGHPGVFIRSMASRGALGGLSPKIIEVSDLIKAAGFDYLFIETVGVGQSEVEIAGIADTTIVVVVPEAGDEIQTMKAGLMEIADIFVVNKADRDNADIFVKNLRLLAHSKQQASWEIPVIKSVATQQKGIHEIVTAIARHKEAIMHQHQRRSLLLAEKAYQLIQHRRMHDISKKNLQTEIQEHISQHSFNLYRYVADKAGR; via the coding sequence ATGTACCAGCAATATTTGGAGGGGCTTCTGCGGGGAGAAATAAAAGCGCTGGCCCGGTGTATTTCTCTGGTTGAAAATGAAGCAGCTGGTTATACCTCCTTGCTGGAACAGCTCCCGGCCAATAGCCCTACCCGTGTAGTGGGTATCACCGGCCCTCCCGGAGCAGGCAAAAGCACCCTGGTTAATGCCCTGATCACCCACCTGCTGGCGGAAGATAAAAAAGTAGCCATCATTGCTGTAGATCCCTCTTCACCGTTTAATTTCGGCGCTTTGCTGGGCGATCGTATCCGTATGGGACAACATTTCGGGCATCCCGGTGTGTTTATCCGGTCTATGGCCAGCCGGGGCGCGCTGGGTGGTCTCAGTCCGAAAATCATCGAGGTGAGTGACCTTATCAAAGCTGCCGGCTTCGATTATCTCTTTATCGAAACAGTAGGAGTAGGGCAAAGCGAAGTAGAGATTGCCGGCATCGCAGATACCACCATCGTAGTGGTGGTGCCAGAAGCAGGCGACGAAATACAAACCATGAAAGCCGGACTGATGGAAATTGCCGATATTTTTGTAGTCAATAAGGCCGACCGTGATAATGCAGACATCTTTGTAAAAAACCTGCGACTGCTGGCCCACAGCAAACAACAGGCATCGTGGGAAATTCCCGTTATCAAATCCGTGGCCACCCAACAGAAAGGCATACACGAAATCGTAACCGCCATTGCCCGGCATAAGGAAGCCATTATGCACCAGCATCAGCGCAGATCTCTGCTGCTCGCGGAAAAAGCTTACCAGCTGATACAACACCGGCGTATGCACGATATCAGCAAAAAAAATCTTCAGACGGAAATACAGGAACACATCTCGCAACACTCATTTAACCTCTACCGTTACGTGGCTGATAAAGCTGGTCGCTAA
- a CDS encoding glycosyltransferase family 2 protein, translating to MLATTSTISLLISTYNWPAALALCLNSIKSQTILPTEVVIADDGSREDTRELINSIRKDFPVPLVHVWQEDKGFRLAQIRNKGIAQSTSDYIIQIDGDLILDKHFVEDHMRLSEPGYFITGSRALLSSHISNKLLQADDINVDFRSTPFSHILNALRFPSLSRFLSKRYKIGGRHKYYVKGCNMSFWKKDLLTVNGYDENFTGWGMEDNDIAVRLLNAGVQKKFIKMGGVAFHLYHRENSRGKHQENSILVKAAVSSKKIKADKGILEYLIN from the coding sequence ATGCTAGCAACCACATCCACGATATCGTTGTTGATTTCTACATATAACTGGCCTGCAGCTCTAGCCTTATGCCTGAATAGTATTAAATCACAAACTATCTTACCGACAGAAGTCGTAATCGCCGACGACGGCTCCAGGGAAGACACCCGGGAACTGATCAACAGTATCCGGAAAGATTTCCCTGTACCGCTTGTCCATGTATGGCAGGAGGATAAAGGTTTCAGGCTGGCACAAATCAGAAACAAAGGGATCGCTCAGTCGACTTCCGACTATATTATCCAGATAGACGGAGACCTGATCCTGGATAAACACTTTGTAGAAGACCATATGCGCCTGTCGGAACCGGGCTATTTCATCACTGGCAGCCGGGCCCTGTTATCTTCCCATATCTCCAATAAACTTTTACAGGCAGACGATATTAATGTGGATTTCCGGTCTACACCTTTCAGCCACATTCTCAATGCGTTACGTTTTCCGTCACTAAGCCGTTTCCTTTCCAAACGATACAAGATAGGTGGCCGTCATAAATACTATGTAAAGGGCTGTAATATGTCTTTCTGGAAAAAAGACCTCCTTACCGTCAATGGTTATGATGAAAATTTTACCGGCTGGGGAATGGAAGACAATGATATCGCTGTAAGACTGCTGAACGCCGGCGTTCAGAAAAAATTCATTAAAATGGGAGGAGTGGCGTTCCACCTGTACCATCGTGAAAACTCCCGTGGCAAGCACCAGGAAAACAGTATTCTTGTAAAAGCCGCTGTGAGCAGTAAAAAAATCAAAGCTGACAAGGGCATACTGGAATACCTGATCAACTAA
- a CDS encoding protoglobin domain-containing protein: MINAAERSSMIPEPQTTSIDAQVLIKIKRMMLFTHEDEQYLTLAGEILAPHAEEILNRWYERIVKNNYLAHYFTSSGAPDLSYLHSIRPHFREWITGLCKRSESSRWWEFEEKIARQLQLRKVPLDDLHPLSPVFLRYMTTFVFPVSEAGRHFLNDTGYSPEEIEAMHQAWFKAVSLSALLWVYPGGQTAPF, from the coding sequence ATGATTAACGCAGCAGAGCGGTCATCTATGATTCCTGAACCCCAAACCACTTCCATTGATGCACAGGTGTTGATAAAGATCAAACGCATGATGCTTTTTACACACGAAGATGAGCAATACCTGACCCTGGCGGGGGAGATCCTGGCACCGCATGCAGAAGAAATTTTAAATCGCTGGTACGAGCGTATTGTGAAAAACAATTACCTGGCGCATTATTTCACCAGTAGTGGTGCGCCGGACCTGTCGTACCTGCATTCCATCCGTCCGCACTTCCGGGAATGGATCACCGGCTTGTGCAAGCGCAGTGAAAGTAGCCGCTGGTGGGAATTTGAAGAGAAGATTGCACGGCAGCTGCAATTAAGGAAAGTACCACTGGATGATTTGCATCCGCTGTCACCGGTGTTTCTGCGGTATATGACCACTTTTGTTTTCCCGGTGAGTGAAGCCGGCCGCCATTTTCTTAATGATACCGGATATAGTCCGGAAGAAATAGAAGCGATGCATCAGGCCTGGTTCAAGGCCGTCAGCCTCAGTGCTCTGTTGTGGGTTTACCCCGGAGGACAAACAGCCCCGTTCTGA
- a CDS encoding multidrug efflux SMR transporter, translated as MAWLFLLIGGLFEVGFTISLKYSENFSKLWPSVSFFICITLSFFFLNKAINSGLPIGTSYAVWTGIGAAGTAIAGMIFFKEPVAMWRIFFLIMLIGSIAGLKAVSGGE; from the coding sequence ATGGCTTGGTTATTCCTGCTTATTGGCGGACTATTTGAAGTGGGCTTTACTATTTCGCTGAAGTATTCTGAGAACTTTTCAAAGCTGTGGCCTTCTGTCAGCTTTTTTATCTGTATTACACTTAGTTTCTTTTTTCTGAACAAGGCAATCAACAGCGGGCTGCCCATCGGCACCTCCTATGCCGTATGGACTGGTATCGGTGCTGCCGGTACAGCCATTGCAGGTATGATCTTCTTTAAAGAACCGGTGGCCATGTGGAGGATCTTCTTTCTGATTATGCTGATTGGCTCTATTGCCGGCCTGAAAGCCGTTTCCGGCGGAGAATAG
- a CDS encoding LON peptidase substrate-binding domain-containing protein has product MTNFISIFPLGIVVYPGEQLNLHVFEPRYKQLARECVAENKPFGIPAVIDKKIMEYGTLVTVEKVEKIYDNGEMDIITRGTSVFRTLERINVIPDKLYAGAIVNYPENHEASNVRLLDEVLHGIRELHAILQVHKNFRKEDGRLTAYDLAHHAGLSLEEEYEVLHLFYEVQRLEYLKRHLHKVIPMMAEMERLKERVKLNGHFRNLSAGDL; this is encoded by the coding sequence ATGACAAATTTTATTTCCATATTTCCGCTTGGTATTGTGGTGTATCCGGGAGAACAGCTGAATCTCCACGTTTTCGAGCCCAGGTATAAACAACTGGCCCGGGAATGCGTGGCCGAAAATAAGCCTTTTGGCATTCCTGCGGTAATTGACAAAAAAATAATGGAATATGGAACGTTGGTAACCGTAGAAAAAGTAGAAAAAATATACGATAATGGTGAAATGGACATCATCACCCGGGGAACCAGTGTATTCCGTACACTGGAACGTATCAACGTAATCCCGGATAAATTATATGCCGGCGCTATTGTCAATTATCCCGAAAACCATGAAGCCAGCAATGTACGTCTGCTGGATGAGGTATTACATGGTATCCGGGAGCTGCATGCTATCCTCCAGGTACATAAAAACTTCAGGAAGGAAGATGGCCGCCTGACCGCCTACGACCTGGCCCACCATGCCGGATTGTCGCTGGAAGAAGAGTATGAAGTGTTACACCTTTTTTATGAGGTGCAACGACTGGAATATCTCAAACGACACCTGCATAAAGTAATACCGATGATGGCTGAAATGGAAAGACTGAAAGAAAGAGTAAAACTCAACGGTCATTTCAGAAATCTCTCTGCCGGCGATCTGTAA
- a CDS encoding DUF2024 family protein has product MEVAVYKAYAKKKAGGFLHFDIIVPPETAFTAVLAFGSEFLQARLQEDLPVTRKDCRFCYTTQIIPRWEMKIAQQGYYIHEPQGCH; this is encoded by the coding sequence ATGGAAGTAGCCGTGTATAAGGCATATGCGAAAAAGAAAGCAGGAGGTTTCCTTCACTTTGATATTATTGTACCCCCGGAAACAGCTTTCACAGCTGTATTAGCCTTCGGAAGCGAATTTTTGCAGGCCCGGCTGCAGGAAGACCTGCCGGTAACACGGAAAGACTGCCGTTTTTGTTATACAACACAGATCATTCCCCGCTGGGAGATGAAGATAGCCCAACAAGGTTACTATATCCATGAACCACAAGGATGTCACTAA
- a CDS encoding tRNA-binding protein: MELINWQDFEKIEMRTGTIIEANDFPKARNPAYQLTIDFGPELGIKRSSAQITRLYQKEELVGKQIIAVVNFPPKQIANFISECLVLGVLGDDKEVTLLQPGQSVKNGQRIA; the protein is encoded by the coding sequence ATGGAATTGATCAACTGGCAGGATTTTGAAAAAATTGAAATGAGAACAGGGACCATTATTGAAGCCAATGATTTTCCTAAGGCCCGTAACCCGGCTTACCAGCTTACAATTGATTTTGGGCCAGAATTGGGAATTAAGCGTTCTTCCGCCCAAATTACCCGGTTGTATCAGAAAGAAGAACTGGTGGGCAAACAGATAATTGCAGTCGTTAATTTCCCTCCCAAACAAATCGCCAATTTTATATCTGAATGCCTGGTGCTGGGCGTATTGGGAGATGATAAGGAGGTGACGCTGCTGCAACCCGGTCAATCCGTTAAAAACGGACAACGTATTGCATAA
- the lptC gene encoding LPS export ABC transporter periplasmic protein LptC: protein MIRKKLIYLLIALTAVACENDIQAVMEFDSKKAAVENGTDILLIYSQGGRVNAKLTAPTMERSLDKPSYVKFKQGLKLLMFNDTLGLESTLVADTGRYLEDEGAVFLSKNVVVVNKKGDRLNTDELNWDPKRKVFYSTKEVFIKTPTDSLHGWGLIANEDFTDRKIINVSGPITVQDSLSMQ from the coding sequence ATGATCAGGAAAAAACTCATATATCTGTTGATTGCGCTGACAGCGGTCGCCTGTGAAAATGATATCCAGGCGGTAATGGAATTTGATTCCAAAAAAGCTGCTGTGGAAAATGGAACGGATATCCTGCTCATCTATAGTCAGGGAGGCAGGGTAAACGCCAAACTGACTGCGCCTACCATGGAAAGAAGTCTCGACAAGCCTTCTTATGTGAAGTTCAAACAAGGCCTTAAACTGCTGATGTTTAACGATACCCTGGGCCTGGAAAGTACCCTGGTCGCCGACACTGGCCGCTATCTGGAGGACGAAGGAGCTGTGTTCCTCTCCAAAAACGTAGTGGTAGTGAATAAAAAAGGTGATCGGCTCAATACAGATGAACTGAACTGGGACCCTAAAAGGAAAGTCTTCTACTCCACCAAAGAGGTCTTCATTAAAACCCCTACCGATTCCTTGCATGGATGGGGCCTGATTGCCAATGAAGATTTTACCGACAGAAAGATTATTAATGTAAGCGGACCTATCACGGTGCAGGACAGCCTGTCTATGCAATAA